The genome window TCTATGTTAGTCTAATAGTAGATCTCTATAATCTCTGGTTTTAATCTGTAGTAAAGGGCGGTGGGACTACCGTGAGCTTGTAttgttaaaagaatagaaattataTTGTTGGATTAAATAGTGTGTTGTATTGAATAAAGAGTTTTTGGTGTTCTGAACTAGCCTTGCACTATCATGATTAACATTCTTGATACCTCATTACCTGCAAGGCTCTGTCTAAGTCTTCAGAACACTGAGTATCACCCTGATTAGTTTTCCCAGTAACCAGCGATGAAGGCTCCACAAGGATCTCCGTTGTCCCTGAGAGGAAACCAAGTCACAGGCGGTTAAATAACCTGTCCCCGCTCAGAAGTCAGGGAGCCGCAGAGAAGGCCGCACAGCCCGGAACTCTCCCTCTGACCGTGTCCGACCGCCTTACTACACACCCCGGTTCCCATAGAAACCCAcgttaataattatatatgtcgccctggccggttggctcagcggtagagcgtcggcctagcgtgcggaggacccgggttcgattcccggccagggcacacaggagaagcgcccatttgcttctccacccctccgccgcgctttcctctctgtctctctcttcccctcccgcagccaaggctccattggagcaaagatggcccgggcgctggggatggctccttggcctctgccccaggcgctagagtggctctggtcgcaatatggcgacgcccaggatgggcagagcatcgccccctgtgggcagagcgtcgcccctggtgggcgtgccgggtggatcccggtcgggcgcatgcgggagtctgtttgactgtctctccctgtttccagcttcagaaaaatgaaaaaaaaaaaaaaattatatatgtcttCATTCAATGCACCATAATTTCAAACTTGTTGGAAATTATGTTCTTTGGTCATTTTCTAGCTTAAGTTTGTGTTCAGAGGGAGTATATTGACTTCATATGAGGAACTATCTGCACGTTTGTGTGTTGGGCATCATTTGGCATTTAAAAGTTACCCCCAAATGTATTGAATTGTAAGAAAAGGACGGCCCCGGATAACAGCATCAGTCTATCCAGCTCCCAGGCCTCTAGATACTGGGACACTTCCTACGGATGCCCCCACGCCACCTCACAGAGTTACAGAAAAGGCAGGTGCCACCGTCCCCATCTCACAGACGAAGACACCGTGGCCCAGAAAGGACCAGGAACTTGCCCAGAGCTGCGCActcacttcctgcctctctggTATCAGAACGCAGAGACCCTGTTCCCACCTTTGTGCCTCTGAGCGCAGACAGGACCCTGAGAGCAGGAGACGCCTGACACTCTGCACCCCTGCCCCACGCCCAGGACGACGCCAGAAAccgtggtggtgggggagggcggTCTAATCCCTGAACCTCGCTGCTAAGACTCACTCTGCCCCGGACACGTCTGTGCATGCAAGGGCAGCATGCGCCAGGGACGGGTGACACGCCTGGTGTCTGCACCAGAGGAAGGAACACATGACACGCAACCCTCACGACCACACTGTTGCTCAGCTGAGGATCCCCTCCTCACTCTGTCCCCAGTGAGAGTCACACCTTGAAGGACCACAGGCTTCACACCAGCCCCCTGCCTGGGGCGTGGCGGTTTCCCGGACTGGTTCCTTATTTCAGGATCCGGCCACACTCCAGGGACGGTGGGGCTGTGCTGGCTCCCTGTGTCTCATACTTCAGGAGGGAGACTCGCTCAGTGAGGGCAGCTCTGACTGCAGCTACCAGCCCCGGCCATTCTCGACTCCAGGATGGTGGCCCCGCAGGTCCACGGTGCGCCCTGGACAGCAGCCCTGATGGTGTCCTTGGCGATGCTGAGCTGCCCTGTGGCTCAGGGCGCAGACCCCCCAGGTGAGTGCAGAGCTGCAGGTCTTGGAGAGCCTGGACCAGGGAATGACCCTCAGGCTTCCCCACGAGGGCCCTGTCCACAGACAGGCTTTGGGGGCGTGACATCGTCCAGGGGCCTCTGTTCCCACCAGGACAGAAGGAGGTCAGCCTGTGTGCATCTGTTGGGCACAATGGTCCCTGGTGGTCTGCAATGATTTTGGAGGGACAAGGGTGTCACAGTGGGGACATCAAGATGACATTTCAGCATGAAGGACAGGAAAGGGGATGCATGGTGACGCTGCAGTGTCCGGGACCCCAGGGTCGTGCGGTGCAGCCCGAGCTCCAGGTGGAGGTCCCTCCCCAGAGCAGGCGGGACCCGGTCCCCTGAGCAGTGACGGCCAGAGGAGGGCAGGAGGTCAATGAGGACAAGCGGGGGTTCAGGCCGACAGGACCCTGTTTCTATGGGAACCGGGGTGTGTGCAGCTGACGGTCATCACGGTCATCACGTGGGAACCAGCTCAGCGCACACCGGGACGGGGCCAGGGAGGAAGTGAGAACCAGGAAACGGCTCTTCAGCTCCGCTTCCCCGCAGCCCAGGCGGGACAGAGGGGACGGAACGGTGGAGGCCTTCACGGTCACTCCCCCGacctctgtccccacccctgaCGCCAGTCCCACGTTCCCCTGAGAACCAGGGGCTCTCTGGCTCCTCCCCGATGTCCAGGGGTGACAGGATTTGAAATCCCCAAATTCATCTGCTCAGTCTCCACCCCACTGTCCCCATGGctcagggagaggggagaagaggtcTCTGACACTTGTCACTCAGGGGGGCAGAGCGCTGCACCAGGGCAGCTGGGCTGGGGAGCCGGTGCCTGCAGGTGAGAGGGGACACGGGGGAGCCCCAGTCTCAGAGGACAGGACAGGCTGTGGGAGAGGTCGGTGACATGGACAGTGTCCAGCAGGTGAGAGGGGACACGGGGGAGCCCCAGTCTCAGAGGGCAGGACAGGCTGCGGGAGAGGTCAGTGACATGGACAGTGTCCAGCAGGTGAAAGGAGGACACGGGGGAGCCCGAGTCTCAGAGGGCAGGACAGGCTGTGGGAGAGGTCGGTCATGTGGACAGTGTCCAGCAggtgagaggaggtgggggaggagcccgAGTCTCAGAGGGCAGGACAGGCTGTGGGAGAGGTCGGTGATGTGGACAGTGTCCAGCAGGTgaaaggaggtgagggaggagcCCGAGTCTCAGAGGGCAGGACAGGCTGTGGGAGAGGTCAGTGACATGGACAGTGTCCAGCAGGTGAGAGGGGACACGGGGGAGCCCCAGTCTCAGAGGACAGGACAGGCTGTGGGAGAGGTCGGTGACACGGACAGTGTCCAGCAGGTGAGAGGGGACACGGGGGAGCCCGAGTCTCAGAGGGCAGGACAGGCTGCGGGAGAGGTCGGTGACACGGACAGTGTCCAGCAggtgagaggaggtgggggagcccGAGTCTCAGAGGGCAGGACAGGCTGTGGGAGAGGTCAGTGACATGGACAGTGTCCAGCAGGTGAGAGGGGACACGGAGGAGCCCGAGTCTCAGAGGGCAGGACAGGCTGTGGGAGAGGTCGGTGACATGGACAGTGTCCAGCAGGtgaaaggaggtgggggaggagcccgAGTCTCAGAGGGCAGGACAGGCTGTGGGAGAGGTCGGTGACATGGACAGTGTCCAGCAggtgagagaaggtgggggaggagcccaGGAGACGCTCTTCTGGGGGAGGGGCCATGGTGGGCGTGGTTATGACGTCATTGAAATCAGACGTGGGGCGCCTTTGGGGTGAACTGGGCATCACGCTGAGGCCACGTGGGACTTTAAGTCACGGGATgaagtgcagggggcagagcTGAGGCAGGAGAAGGTGAGTGGACCCAGAATGAATCCAGGTTGGCTGTGAAGGCAGCCGCAGTCACTGCCACAGGGGACaggagggaccagagggaaaataACAGTCTGTTATCTGATGGGAAGTGGTGAACGAGGAGGAGAGTGAGCCCAGTGACTGAACGTTCTCAGCCAGAGGACGGGGCAGTCACAACACCGGTCATCAGGGACGGGGGACATGGTGGTGAGGGTGTGGGCTCCATTGGCTCGGGTGACGTGGGGGCTCCTGTGGGGTGTGAGCTGGGGGACCAGTGCCCGTGTGGACGCATGCGTAGAATCCGACTCCAGGACGGGGTAGAGGGACACCCGTGTGAGTCACGGCCGTGGACAATGGTTAAGGACTGATGTGAGTGACACATTGCGGTGGAGAAAGTCAGGCGCGTGTCAGGAACACGGTGTGAGGACACGGCCACAGTGAGGGGGTGGGCAGAGCCCGGGGCACAGCAGACACTGGCCTTCGTCAGGCAGTTTGGGGACAGTGCGGGGCGGGGAGAGCACACTTGAACTGTGTGAgtttggggagggagaggagggggaggggacccgGCAGACGTGCACGCTCTCCATGAGCTGGAAAGTGACCACACCTGAGCGGGGGCGGTGGCAGGCGGGGATGTCCTGTTGAAGGAGTGTCATCACTCTGTGTCCTCCCTCCAGCTTCATGGATGGAAGCCTGGCTGTAGTCACAGCCATTGTCAACGGACCCTTACTTTGTTGTACGTCCAATGTCATGTCTTACCTTCTCAGGCTCAGTTAACCCATCGGTGTTGTCAGGGAACATCACTGTCCCATGTTAGTACGAGGACACTGTATCTCACTGAGGACACACAGTGAGTACGTCACTGAGCTAGAAGAGGAGCGAGGTCCCTCTCCCAAGTCCACGACCTCAGACGTCACACTCACTTCCCCGGATGCTCTGAGTGGGAAGAGGCAGCCCCTTCTCTCCCCATTCTGAAGACTCAGCCTCATAATCTCCCTCCTTTTCTAGTTCAGGGCTGTGCCCTCCTCACTGTCGCTGTTGTCATAGAAACATCCACccttcccctcactccctccaGACCTCCCCACTGCAGGAGCAGACCACATCTGTTCCCTGTGGGAAATCCCGCAGCCCCTGGGCACAGACAGCTATCAGAGCCACTACCCCCTGTCCTGTTCCTGTGCCCTCagcccccactctcctctctcccgcGGCCCCTCCTGGGCTCCGGGCACTTCCTCCAGAGCGCTcctgccctctgctcctctgACCCCAGATGAAAGCCGCTCCCTACACCCCTGCCTCTGCTCCAATCCTAGCACATTAGACACGCCCCCTGGGCTCCTGCACCTGCTGGTCCCTCCCAGAGCCCCTGTCACTGCGGCCACACTGTGCTCCTCTGAGCAGGGCTCTGCGTTACTAATGCGGGAACGGGCTTCAGACTCTGTAGTTAAACCGGCATTTACTGGGTGAGAAATCCTCGGGTCAGGGAGGTTCTGTGACTTACCCAAGATCCTGTGATTGGGTGCAGGAAAACGGTATTTTCTACTTTAACCTAAAAGGCGACAGACGTAAAGCAAAATACCCCAACACACACAGTAACGCGCAATGCTGTGCTGATTTGTTGGTTTTTGAGAGTGACAAGGAGATCgcaggtgcaggaagagacagGCCAACACCGAGAACACGGCCCGGGCCCAGCGCTCTGGACAAGGGCGCAGCGACCCCTGGTGGTTCCGTAAGGAACACCCCGCGGGAAGGAAGACGGGGACCCAGGAGAAAAGGCCTAGGCAGGAAATGCGTGGCCCTGGTTATGGCCACTGGACACACAGTGGAGGGTCCCCACGGGGACGTGGGCAATGTGCGGGTGGTCGTGGGGCCCCGGGCTCATTCCCGCGGGTCTCTCCCACCCCCAGATGTGTACGTGTACCAGCGGAGGAGCGACTGCTATGAGCGCAACGGGACGCACCGCTTCCTGGAGCGCTACGTTTACAACAGGGACGTGTTCGTCCAGTTTGACAGCGCCGTGGGGACGTTCGTGGCTGTGACCGAGCTCGGGCGCGTCACCGCCAAGAACTGGAACGTGCAGGGCGAGTTCCTGGAGCTGAGGAGGCGCGCGGTGGACACGGTGTGCAGACACAACTACGAGCTGGACAGGGGGTTCACCCTGCAGCGCAGAGGTGAGGGGCGGACAGAGGAGAGCCTGGGGAGGGGGGCGTGGGC of Saccopteryx bilineata isolate mSacBil1 chromosome 1, mSacBil1_pri_phased_curated, whole genome shotgun sequence contains these proteins:
- the LOC136333660 gene encoding uncharacterized protein isoform X3, coding for MATGHTVEGPHGDVGNVRVVVGPRAHSRGSLPPPDVYVYQRRSDCYERNGTHRFLERYVYNRDVFVQFDSAVGTFVAVTELGRVTAKNWNVQGEFLELRRRAVDTVCRHNYELDRGFTLQRRGPGDAGSDSPAGRRLHLPSGAPQLGQSGHRGVEGPVRLCPEQDADWSRGLRTGAPGPRGEHRPAPQKPAGRGKITLLAVISSSHCGAPESCVLSLRMPRFSASSER